Genomic DNA from Telopea speciosissima isolate NSW1024214 ecotype Mountain lineage chromosome 2, Tspe_v1, whole genome shotgun sequence:
TTGGAAACCACCCTCCCACATGGCAAAAATAGCCACGTATTTTTTCTCAGGCAACAGTGTAATTTCAAAGACATAAATTGATCAAAGATTTCCAACATGAGTTCACTAGTGGTGATGAAACCTATTTATCTGAGGAACCCTGGAGGCAGAAGGACATGTAATCAGGAGGGATTTACAAAGAACGATGGAGGTTGGTGCTCAAAGAGTAGAGATATGGCTGGACTCTAATCAAATACAGGCATTTCACTGGGGGCACTTTTACCACATGGCCTTGGGGCCTTTATCCTACTGCAGTATTGCCTGTGATTTTTCTGTACTCTTAGAACAATTTGAATCAACACTTATTAAGTGGGTAGAAATGTTGTACATGATGCCCATAAGCTCTGCAGGTTTGCTGCTCAGAAATCCAAATCTGGCGAGCTGTGGGAGGAAAACTATTCTCTTCACACTtggaatatttaaaaaaaaaataaacttgaaATAGATCTCACATTATTCCAAACTTGAAATAGGATTACAAAACAATCCACTCTCACAACACTGTAAGGAAAATTAATCATCTATCCATTGATTATTGACTGTGTTTTGCTTCAGGAATGAGAAGTAGAGGTAGTTTCTTCCTTAACATTATTCCAAACTTGTCATTCGTGTCTAGATTGGCTGGATGCATGCCTTGTGGGAGAGACCAATCGAAGGAGTGAATCAGAGAAGCCAGAATAAAATGAATCTGCCTAGAAGCCATGGGTAGTCCTGGGCAGATTCTCCTTCCTGCACCAAAGGGTATGAATTGGAAATGGTTACCCTTGAATTCAACATCAGATTCAAGGAACCGCTCTGGTTTGAAGGCTAATGGATCATCCCAAGCCGCAGGGTCCCGACCAATTGCCCATGCGTTTACGAATATTAAAGAGTCCTTGGGTATGGTGTATGTCATCACAGTGCATGTATCAATTGCACGGTGAGGAAGCAGAAAGGGTGCTGGAGGATGTAGTCTTAGTGTCTCTTTTACACAGGCATGAAGGTAGTGTAGGTGAGGTAGATCAGACTCTTTTACAAAATTATCTCCCATCTCCCTTTTAAGTTCATCGTGAACCTTGTTCATGGCCGCTTGATTTTTCATCAGTTCTGCCATTGCCCACTCAATTGTTGTCGCACTTGTGTCTGTACCAGCAGTGAAAAGCTCCTGCCAAGGAGATGAAGCAGCAAACTTCAAGATTTAATGGGCATTTCAAGTGTGATTCTAGTTCAACTTTAAAAATGTCACAGCAAAAATtcaaatcagagagagagaggaagagttcTTACATGAAGCATGTTGTTGATCTGACCATCAGTAAAGCCATGGTTGATCAGAACATCCAAGAAATCTTGTTGGCTTGAAATACCACCATCAACTCTTGctcttctttctttgatgaTATTCTCCCACCTAGCACTGATCTTCTCAAACAACTCCCTCACCCTTTTGTTTAGTCTCTGAATATCTAACCTCTTGAATATTGGAAACAAATCACCCAAGTCAGGAGTTGATGCCAACACCATTATCCTCTTCAccagttgcttaatccctccaTCACTACCATCATCCTCAAAGCTAACCAAATCCTTTGACAGGAAAAGATTACTCAAGATGTTAAAAACAGTAGCAAATATTACTTCACCTATGTTCACAACCTCACCTTCCTTTGTACTCAGAAAACTTATCAGCTCCATCACCTTCTTCTCCCTCAAAATTGCCTGAGACTCAATCACCTTGCCTGAGAACAGCTCAGACCGATAAAGGGTACGTAGATTCTTCCATTGATCATTGCACTCAGGAGCCCATGCAATCGTCATGCGTTCTGGGTTGGTCTTAAGGTCGGCTGCCGACTGTGGTGCGAAGCGGCCTGAGAGTACATTGTCATGGGCCTTGAGTATCTCAGTTGCTGTGGCTGGTGATGATGCAACCACAAGAAGCTGGGGACCAAGTCTTAGTGAGATGAGTGGGCCATAGGTTTGGGCTAAGTGGGTGAATGAAACATGGGACTCCCTTCCCATTTGGTGAATGTTGCCTATGATGGGCCATGGAGATGGCCCTGGTGGAAGAGATGGACCTTTGGATAGGGAAGATTTGAAATGCttgtaaagaagaaaaagaagaggtagTAGgaatagagggaagaagagattgATGTCTCCTATGAGAGCTGTTTGAACCATGATTCTCACTAAAGTCTTGTCTTGGCTTCTTGCAGTTCAAATGTCTACTAATAAAGGTTTATATAAAGGGTGAACATGGGTGCCTATGAaggattttcttctttcccaCGACAAGGAAAACATTAAACAATAAATGAACATGTTTGGGTGACCTTATAGAGTATAGAGTGTGAGGGAACATGCAAGGTCAAAGCAAAGAGAAAGCCCTGATAAATCTAGAGCCAAAACCCAGGTTTGTAAAGACAGGAATCGGTAGCCAGCTCAGTCTCAACCAATTCCGATCTAGATCAGATCAGAATTGGTCAGGAGATATAAAAATGCTTAATCCTAGTTTCTGTACAAGGATCTTTCACAATTGGAAAATCGACTTCGGTGATTCTGATCTGAATCGGCTGATCCAATcctgatttttaaaaccttggtcaAACCTCGGAGGTCAAAGAATTGTTTGTTTCATCTGTTTACTTGGGGGTCAAAGaacttgattttcttcttccccacGACAAAGAAACAATAAATAATAGAACAGTAAGTGAAAATGTTAAGAGTGACGTTTAGAGTGTATAAATCTAGAGCCAAACCTTGGAGGTTAAGGATTTGTTAGTTTGATCTGTTTACTTGCTGGTTAAGGATTTTTAGGAAGTTGACCCATCATACATCTattgtatttgttttatttgtttgttttatatttCCATCGATAATCCAAAGGAAAGGGATATGGGAGCTGTGGTCAACATGATAAATTATTAATAGAGTAATGGTCAAGTCCTGGAACAGCCTCTTTGGAAAcagggataaggctgcgtacatttgatcTTCCCCAGACCTTGTTAAACGCGGGAGctttgtgcactgggtatggtcttctttttttaacgataaatataattttataatGCCCAAAAGTCAAGGAAAAAGATTGAAAAGTGCAACTATCATGTCGACACAAGAGAAAGTAAACCTACGATTTGACAGTCATTAATACTCCTTCCATGGACGACGCTACCTTCATTATGATCCTCATCCTACGCCCATTAATGTCTATGGTGAAGGAATACCTCCTTCGCCTTGGGTGAAAGGAAACTACtcctgtatttttttgggaattggataGCTTTAATAGGGGGGGGaaataggggatggggataggccccaaggtggtttgaactcatgacctcttatttgaggagttggtcttttgccaactgagctgaccccttggggtaaACTACTTCTGTATTCCTTCACCATGGGCGAACGAAAACTTCCTCAGTCGACATTTGTCacccgataattaattttagtttttaaatCCCATTTTATtcttgggtgggtgggtgggtaaGTAGGCAGTTTAGTGATCAGTTATATTAGAAGGCAAAAATTAGCTTTAGTACAATTCTACTGGAGTGATGGGTATCTGaccatcaaaacaaaaaaagcctCTTAGCATTAATCTCCATTGTTCtgtgatctctctctctgaaactCTTAATCTCGGTCCTGTAATTGAAACTTTATTATGAGTTTGAAATTTGCAGACATGAATAATGCCCAATCACTAACAAAAGGAATGCTTGCAAGACTATCATCAATATAGGGATCATCATGTACTTGATACTAATAGCATTGACTAACACTTTCCCCAGGGCCAGGCCCCccaaaaaagagaatttttatCATCTACGATTCCCACGATTCCCTGCCCAGTACGGTTCCTACAGTCCTTTAACATGAGGAGGGTGAAACCCACCCGAGCcgagtgttcggtcaggggttggaatggtcatttcaccccctttgttagagaatTGTAGAAACTATACCGGGCAAGGACCGTAGGCGATAAAGGTCCCAAAAAAGAAGTTTGTTTGAACCTATCATCAATGTAGGGATCATCATGTGCTTAATATCATTCACTAATAGAAGGGATGCCTATAAGACTATCTTCAAGGGGACCATGAACAGTGTGATCAGTTCCATTATAAACTCCTACTGTTGCAAAGAAAGCACAAGTTAATATGCTTCCTTTTCCTCCTCCATCTGGAAAATGACCAGATCCCATTGGGGGGCTTGGTTCATTTTGGGGACCAAAAACTTCCCCTCTCCTACCAAATTAGTTTATACTGGTGAATAGTGTCCCGGCCAAAATCCAACCTGAGTAAAATTTGGTCCAATATATAGCCACCAATCTCCAGTGACATCATGCTACACTCCAaccaaaatgaagaaacaaaTTAGAGGCAATTTATAACTCTTGTGAGCACTGtttaatgtttgttttttttttttttttttttggggggggggggtgggttgggGTAAGAAACAATTCTATTCAAATAACAGACATTACACAAG
This window encodes:
- the LOC122651145 gene encoding probable (S)-N-methylcoclaurine 3'-hydroxylase isozyme 2 — translated: MALRVVILIALLASSVILNCNGIEGGRCLSVSTEEDLELERQLNILNKPAVKSIKTKYGDIYDCVDFYKQPAFDHPLLKDHIPKVKPKLFLRETIKEVSSRVKHVDLGLEGGGCPSETVPIRRTSKEDLIRAKAFAKSHSRKIQVTGKKFAGYQTKAEGKKYRGGASFLSLYNPSVSPKQYSEALMWVEGGRSEQLNHVQVGWTVNPMLYGDHQTRMFGHWTADASQKTGCFNNLCPGFIQINSRIPISSVMSPISVIGKDIYVMHFYLFQHQVTGDWWLYVGPNVTEVGFWSGRLFTSIHNNATVVGWRGEVYAPPNEPSPPMGSGKFPTGDRDLSRCAFFGHVGVYINGSDTAISPLKDSLAFIPSLATKCFRAQDVPYVDDDYKHTFFFGGPGGDCNLSQDKTLVRIMVQTALIGDINLFFPLFLLPLLFLLYKHFKSSLSKGPSLPPGPSPWPIIGNIHQMGRESHVSFTHLAQTYGPLISLRLGPQLLVVASSPATATEILKAHDNVLSGRFAPQSAADLKTNPERMTIAWAPECNDQWKNLRTLYRSELFSGKVIESQAILREKKVMELISFLSTKEGEVVNIGEVIFATVFNILSNLFLSKDLVSFEDDGSDGGIKQLVKRIMVLASTPDLGDLFPIFKRLDIQRLNKRVRELFEKISARWENIIKERRARVDGGISSQQDFLDVLINHGFTDGQINNMLHELFTAGTDTSATTIEWAMAELMKNQAAMNKVHDELKREMGDNFVKESDLPHLHYLHACVKETLRLHPPAPFLLPHRAIDTCTVMTYTIPKDSLIFVNAWAIGRDPAAWDDPLAFKPERFLESDVEFKGNHFQFIPFGAGRRICPGLPMASRQIHFILASLIHSFDWSLPQGMHPANLDTNDKFGIMLRKKLPLLLIPEAKHSQ